One part of the Peromyscus leucopus breed LL Stock chromosome 19, UCI_PerLeu_2.1, whole genome shotgun sequence genome encodes these proteins:
- the LOC114707400 gene encoding interferon-inducible GTPase 1-like, which translates to MGQLFSDTSKDEDSGDLETSFIAYFKKIKMENKIIPQETVRLIELHLKKGNIQGAHSVISDGLKNVDKVPINIAVTGESGAGKSSFINALRGVGHEEEDAAEVGVVETTKWRTPYKHPQIKNMTLWDLPGIGTMKFPPKDYLEKVEFQEYDLFVIVSATRFTKHELDLAKAIRFMKKNYYFVRTKVDMDLDNEKKTKPRTFDREKILQKIKSYYVDSFSQNNMEAPEIFLISNSHLSDYDFPVLMDTLIKDLPAQKRHNFMLSLPNITEAAIDRKRKSMQQYIWLEAFKGGILATVPVVGIIRDDVEKLKEKLNHYRDLFGVDDESLEFMAKASQVPVERLKEIIKSPDLLDTKNEETLGEMFLKCLEKFASANGGLLATGLYFKKAFYMHLLFLDTVTEDAKVLLRETLKKKELVQTHLTHSY; encoded by the coding sequence ATGGGTCAGTTATTCTCTGATACATCCAAGGATGAAGACAGTGGAGATTTGGAGACCAGCTTCATtgcatattttaagaaaattaagatGGAAAACAAAATCATTCCTCAGGAAACCGTCCGTTTAATAGAATTACATCTGAAAAAGGGAAACATTCAGGGTGCACACTCTGTAATCAGTGATGGATTAAAAAATGTCGATAAAGTCCCAATCAACATTGCTGTGACAGGAGAGTCTGGAGCAGGGAAGTCCAGCTTCATCAATGCCCTGAGGGGGGTTGGACATGAAGAAGAAGATGCAGCTGAAGTTGGGGTAGTAGAGACAACTAAGTGGAGAACTCCATACAAACAtccccaaattaaaaatatgactttATGGGACCTGCCTGGCATTGGAACTATGAAATTTCCACCAAAAGATTATCTGGAGAAAGTGGAATTCCAAGAGTATGACctctttgttattgtttctgcCACACGTTTTACAAAACATGAACTAGACCTTGCCAAAGCAATCAGATTCATGAAAAAGAATTACTACTTTGTGAGAACCAAGGTGGACATGGATTTagacaatgaaaagaaaaccaaaccacgGACCTTTGACAGAGAAAAGATCCTGCAGAAGATCAAAAGCTACTATGTAGATTCCTTTAGTCAGAATAACATGGAAGCACCAgagattttcttgatttctaacaGCCACTTATCTGACTATGATTTTCCAGTTCTGATGGACACCCTGATAAAGGATCTTCCAGCTCAAAAGCGCCACAATTTTATGCTTTCTTTGCCTAATATCACGGAGGCAGCCATTGACAGAAAGCGCAAGTCTATGCAGCAGTATATCTGGTTGGAAGCCTTCAAGGGTGGAATTTTGGCTACTGTTCCTGTAGTGGGCATCATCAGGGATGATGTGGAGAAATTGAAGGAGAAGCTAAACCACTATCGAGACCTCTTTGGAGTGGATGATGAATCCCTGGAATTCATGGCTAAGGCTTCCCAAGTGCCTGTTGAACGACTGAAAGAAATCATTAAATCTCCTGATTTGTTGGACACTAAGAATGAAGAAACATTAGgagaaatgtttttgaaatgtttgGAGAAATTTGCCTCAGCTAATGGTGGGCTCCTTGCTACAGGTCTTTACTTTAAGAAAGCCTTTTACATGCACCTTCTTTTCCTTGACACAGTGACTGAAGATGCCAAAGTTCTCCTTagagagacattaaaaaaaaaagaactagttcAAACTCACCTCACCCACAGCTACTGA